One segment of Carya illinoinensis cultivar Pawnee chromosome 1, C.illinoinensisPawnee_v1, whole genome shotgun sequence DNA contains the following:
- the LOC122301730 gene encoding BON1-associated protein 2-like has protein sequence MFSMASSTLEITVISGEDIRNNRKPVKKNAFAVIRTDSQPLCRTEMDKDGGSYPYWNEKHNVEIPQHARFITVEVQCKTSAGDKTLGMARIPVSDFVGGFVPQSYLHFLSYRLRNSNGERNGIINVSVKAKVPEYAASLCSSTATTIGVPFGKTSCYGGVVPGVPVGVPIMKQYYQG, from the coding sequence ATGTTTAGCATGGCATCCAGCACCCTTGAGATCACGGTGATCTCCGGTGAAGATATAAGAAACAACCGGAAACCCGTCAAGAAGAATGCTTTCGCCGTAATCCGAACGGATTCGCAGCCCCTCTGCAGAACGGAGATGGACAAGGACGGCGGGAGCTACCCCTACTGGAATGAAAAGCATAACGTGGAAATCCCACAGCATGCGCGGTTTATAACCGTAGAGGTACAATGTAAGACCTCCGCCGGGGACAAAACATTGGGGATGGCAAGGATTCCGGTGTCAGATTTCGTCGGAGGTTTTGTGCCGCAGAGTTATCTGCATTTTTTGAGTTACAGATTGAGAAACAGTAATGGGGAGCGGAATGGGATTATCAATGTCTCTGTAAAGGCAAAAGTCCCAGAATATGCAGCCTCATTGTGTTCGAGTACTGCCACCACCATTGGAGTACCTTTCGGGAAGACATCGTGTTATGGAGGGGTTGTCCCTGGCGTTCCTGTTGGTGTCCCTATCATGAAACAGTACTATCAAGGCTAG